One Trachemys scripta elegans isolate TJP31775 chromosome 4, CAS_Tse_1.0, whole genome shotgun sequence genomic region harbors:
- the EXD2 gene encoding exonuclease 3'-5' domain-containing protein 2 isoform X1, giving the protein MPRQTVVTVTVATLLGIAVGGLVLWKVSRRRKEKVCGGGNQVGALRRSGDEELTEVEEKELHSCVSSPIISWVEQILGAEIVIVSQAEEWDRVEPLLKKELQRWPVLGIDCEWVSVEGKASPVSLLQMASSSGFCILVRLPRLVSSGQTVPKSLLDILADSTILKVGVGCWEDSCKLLQDYGLAVKGSVDLRYLAMRQRKDLLCNGLSLKSLAENILNCPLDKSLRLRCSNWEAEELTQDQVTYAAKDAQVSMALFLHLLGFFFIPAASGGENAVVAWAKVLGKCQGLMDVPFRGRSSSSLGDDGNGEVDSQQKPRNRKSATNGQSPVNQQVKDPRKQKRKPLGVGYSARKSPLYDNCFLHAPDGQPLCTCDRKKAQWYLDKGIGELVSTDPFVVKLQFEPSGRPESQVDYYLTVKENLCVVCGKRESYIRKNIVPHEYRRHFPIQMKDHNSHDVLLLCTSCHAISNYYDNHLKQRLAEEFGAPIGCEEGVRLLEDPLRRQVRSGARALLNADSLPDTRREELLQGIKDFFNTETITSEMLQEAAGLETRICNESYMPHGLKVVQCFAKGGLRSLMELERRWRQHFLDTMQPKHLPKRWSVNHNHGKLIRKYGEDLWIELS; this is encoded by the exons ATGCCCAGACAAACAGTAGTGACAGTTACTGTGGCCACCCTGTTGGGCATTGCAGTCGGGGGTCTGGTTTTGTGGAAAGTAAGCCGGCGTCGGAAAGAAAAGGTCTGTGGTGGTGGTAACCAAGTTGGAGCTCTGAGAAGGTCAGGAGATGAGGAACTGACGGAAGTGGAGGAAAAGGAGTTGCATTCGTGTGTCAGTTCTCCCATCATTTCCTGGGTAGAGCAGATCCTTGGTGCAGAAATAGTGATAGTTTCACAGGCAGAGGAGTGGGATCGAGTGGAACCATTACTGAagaaggagctgcagaggtggccaGTCCTTGGGATTGACTGCGAGTGG GTGTCAGTGGAAGGAAAAGCCAGTCCTGTATCCCTCTTACAGATGGCCTCTTCCAGTGGCTTTTGCATTCTTGTTCGATTGCCCAGGTTGGTCAGCAGTGGACAGACTGTCCCAAAATCTTTACTGGACATCTTGGCAGATAGCACTATATTAAAAGTTGGGGTCGGATGTTGGGAAGATTCTTGCAAGCTACTTCAGGACTATGGCCTTGCAGTCAAAGGGAGCGTAGACCTCCGGTACCTCGCAATGAGACAGAG GAAGGATCTGCTCTGTAATGGACTCAGCCTCAAATCTCTAGCTGAGAACATCTTAAACTGCCCACTCGACAAATCTCTTCGCTTGCGCTGCAGCAACTGGGAGGCAGAAGAGCTGACTCAAGACCAG GTCACTTATGCTGCCAAGGATGCCCAGGTCTCAATggctctgtttctccatctgctGGGATTTTTCTTCATCCCTGCTGCATCTGGAGGTGAAAATGCTGTTGTTGCTTGGGCAAAGGTACTGGGCAAGTGCCAGGGCTTGATGGATGTCCCATTCAGAGGAAGAAGTAGCAGCAGTCTAGGAGATGATGGAAATGGAGAGGTGGACTCCCAGCAGAAACCAAGGAATCGGAAGTCTGCAACTAATGGCCAGTCCCCAGTAAATCAACAAGTGAAGGATCCCCGCAAACAGAAGCGAAAGCCCCTTGGTGTGGGATATTCTGCAAG AAAATCTCCCCTGTATGATAACTGCTTCCTGCATGCACCAGATGGACAGCCTCTGTGCACTTGTGATCGCAAAAAGGCCCAGTGGTACCTGGACAAGGGCATTGGAG AGTTGGTGAGCACAGATCCATTTGTTGTGAAGCTGCAGTTCGAGCCCTCAGGACGTCCGGAGTCACAAGTTGATTACTATCTGACAGTCAAGGAGAACCTGTGTGTGGTGTGTGGCAAGAGAGAGTCCTACATCCG GAAGAACATCGTACCTCATGAGTACAGAAGACACTTCCCCATCCAGATGAAGGACCACAACTCCCATGACGTTCTGCTGCTTTGCACTTCCTGCCATGCCATCTCCAATTACTATGACAATCATCTCAAGCAGCGGCTGGCTGAGGAGTTCGGTGCCCCTATTGGCTGCGAGGAAGGGGTGCGCCTGCTGGAGGACCCCCTGCGAAGGCAGGTCCGGTCAGGGGCCAGGGCTTTGCTGAATGCAGACAGCCTGCCTGACACCaggagggaggagctgctgcaAGGAATCAAGGACTTCTTTAACACAGAGACCATTACATCAGAGatgctccaggaagcagcaggcCTGGAAACCAG GATTTGTAATGAGAGCTACATGCCGCATGGGCTGAAGGTGGTGCAGTGCTTCGCCAAAGGGGGGCTGCGCTCACTCATGGAGCTGGAGAGGCGCTGGCGGCAGCACTTTCTGGACACCATGCAACCGAAGCATCTCCCAAAGCGGTGGTCAGTCAACCACAATCATGGGAAGCTGATTCGAAAATATGGGGAGGACCTTTGGATCGAGCTGTCGTGA
- the EXD2 gene encoding exonuclease 3'-5' domain-containing protein 2 isoform X2, producing MPRQTVVTVTVATLLGIAVGGLVLWKVSRRRKEKVCGGGNQVGALRRSGDEELTEVEEKELHSCVSSPIISWVEQILGAEIVIVSQAEEWDRVEPLLKKELQRWPVLGIDCEWVSVEGKASPVSLLQMASSSGFCILVRLPRKDLLCNGLSLKSLAENILNCPLDKSLRLRCSNWEAEELTQDQVTYAAKDAQVSMALFLHLLGFFFIPAASGGENAVVAWAKVLGKCQGLMDVPFRGRSSSSLGDDGNGEVDSQQKPRNRKSATNGQSPVNQQVKDPRKQKRKPLGVGYSARKSPLYDNCFLHAPDGQPLCTCDRKKAQWYLDKGIGELVSTDPFVVKLQFEPSGRPESQVDYYLTVKENLCVVCGKRESYIRKNIVPHEYRRHFPIQMKDHNSHDVLLLCTSCHAISNYYDNHLKQRLAEEFGAPIGCEEGVRLLEDPLRRQVRSGARALLNADSLPDTRREELLQGIKDFFNTETITSEMLQEAAGLETRICNESYMPHGLKVVQCFAKGGLRSLMELERRWRQHFLDTMQPKHLPKRWSVNHNHGKLIRKYGEDLWIELS from the exons ATGCCCAGACAAACAGTAGTGACAGTTACTGTGGCCACCCTGTTGGGCATTGCAGTCGGGGGTCTGGTTTTGTGGAAAGTAAGCCGGCGTCGGAAAGAAAAGGTCTGTGGTGGTGGTAACCAAGTTGGAGCTCTGAGAAGGTCAGGAGATGAGGAACTGACGGAAGTGGAGGAAAAGGAGTTGCATTCGTGTGTCAGTTCTCCCATCATTTCCTGGGTAGAGCAGATCCTTGGTGCAGAAATAGTGATAGTTTCACAGGCAGAGGAGTGGGATCGAGTGGAACCATTACTGAagaaggagctgcagaggtggccaGTCCTTGGGATTGACTGCGAGTGG GTGTCAGTGGAAGGAAAAGCCAGTCCTGTATCCCTCTTACAGATGGCCTCTTCCAGTGGCTTTTGCATTCTTGTTCGATTGCCCAG GAAGGATCTGCTCTGTAATGGACTCAGCCTCAAATCTCTAGCTGAGAACATCTTAAACTGCCCACTCGACAAATCTCTTCGCTTGCGCTGCAGCAACTGGGAGGCAGAAGAGCTGACTCAAGACCAG GTCACTTATGCTGCCAAGGATGCCCAGGTCTCAATggctctgtttctccatctgctGGGATTTTTCTTCATCCCTGCTGCATCTGGAGGTGAAAATGCTGTTGTTGCTTGGGCAAAGGTACTGGGCAAGTGCCAGGGCTTGATGGATGTCCCATTCAGAGGAAGAAGTAGCAGCAGTCTAGGAGATGATGGAAATGGAGAGGTGGACTCCCAGCAGAAACCAAGGAATCGGAAGTCTGCAACTAATGGCCAGTCCCCAGTAAATCAACAAGTGAAGGATCCCCGCAAACAGAAGCGAAAGCCCCTTGGTGTGGGATATTCTGCAAG AAAATCTCCCCTGTATGATAACTGCTTCCTGCATGCACCAGATGGACAGCCTCTGTGCACTTGTGATCGCAAAAAGGCCCAGTGGTACCTGGACAAGGGCATTGGAG AGTTGGTGAGCACAGATCCATTTGTTGTGAAGCTGCAGTTCGAGCCCTCAGGACGTCCGGAGTCACAAGTTGATTACTATCTGACAGTCAAGGAGAACCTGTGTGTGGTGTGTGGCAAGAGAGAGTCCTACATCCG GAAGAACATCGTACCTCATGAGTACAGAAGACACTTCCCCATCCAGATGAAGGACCACAACTCCCATGACGTTCTGCTGCTTTGCACTTCCTGCCATGCCATCTCCAATTACTATGACAATCATCTCAAGCAGCGGCTGGCTGAGGAGTTCGGTGCCCCTATTGGCTGCGAGGAAGGGGTGCGCCTGCTGGAGGACCCCCTGCGAAGGCAGGTCCGGTCAGGGGCCAGGGCTTTGCTGAATGCAGACAGCCTGCCTGACACCaggagggaggagctgctgcaAGGAATCAAGGACTTCTTTAACACAGAGACCATTACATCAGAGatgctccaggaagcagcaggcCTGGAAACCAG GATTTGTAATGAGAGCTACATGCCGCATGGGCTGAAGGTGGTGCAGTGCTTCGCCAAAGGGGGGCTGCGCTCACTCATGGAGCTGGAGAGGCGCTGGCGGCAGCACTTTCTGGACACCATGCAACCGAAGCATCTCCCAAAGCGGTGGTCAGTCAACCACAATCATGGGAAGCTGATTCGAAAATATGGGGAGGACCTTTGGATCGAGCTGTCGTGA